One Brassica napus cultivar Da-Ae chromosome A1, Da-Ae, whole genome shotgun sequence genomic region harbors:
- the LOC125577691 gene encoding uncharacterized protein LOC125577691 — protein MGDPLPLRLALPELRYPIGSEPEKTISINQHSIVAYIKTVKEILGNDEFNRIRGTFLGPVIKLGERSLKLSAKIVHAVLTKSIKTVKRHEAWFHFGAQPMRFSIREFHMVTGLKCSGEAREPREGTEKFKWDFLKGRTHTVKDVEKQLRNTREDASDERFCLAMLLLIESILLQKSLLDGGTTFTLDYVKIAQDMDVLMTYPWGRTAYNLLLKSLQRAVDKSLDKNNYDLQGFPMAFLIWILESVPLLQYAFSQVVPILSVQPSTPIFLCEKYLQIASPQLIDVLLIEIKDHLKVTCILPPISNDPEDDVCMGDEANKDLDDMADLSKRGYKFKIRDWRNMSVDLYGANEEIRRASLLFGNGGMSQASTSYQEESLESKINRISEMVGDNLRIMNDRLCLIEKDRKQIKERVTNLEKLQRVTSYETPNNEACLPNFCCTCTD, from the exons atgggAGATCCATTACCATTAAGACTAGCACTGCCTGAGCTGAGGTATCCGATTGGATCAGAGCCAGAGAAGACGATATCGATAAACCAACACTCGATAGTTGCTTATATCAAAACTGTTAAGGAAATTCTAGGAAATGATGAGTTCAACAGAATAAGAGGGACGTTTTTGGGACCGGTGATCAAGCTTGGAGAGAGGTCTTTGAAATTATCAGCTAAGATAGTGCACGCAGTTCTCACCAAAAGCATCAAGACAGTGAAGAGACACGAAGCATGGTTCCATTTTGGTGCTCAGCCAATGAGGTTCTCTATAAGAGAATTCCACATGGTGACTGGTTTGAAATGTAGTGGTGAAGCAAGAGAACCACGAGAGGGAACCGAGAAATTTAAGTGGGACTTCCTAAAAGGGCGTACTCATACAGTAAAGGACGTGGAGAAGCAGCtcagaaacacaagagaagatgcTTCTGATGAGAGATTCTGCCTTGCAATGCTCCTCCTGATTGAGAGCATACTACTACAGAAGAGCCTTCTCGACGGTGGCACAACTTTTACTTTGGATTATGTGAAAATAGCGCAGGATATGGATGTCTTGATGACATACCCATGGGGGAGAACAGCTTATAATTTGCTGTTAAAATCACTTCAGAGAGCTGTCGACAAAAGCCTCgacaaaaacaattatgattTGCAAGGGTTCCCTATGGCATTTCTTATATGGATACTTGAGTCAGTACCTTTGCTACAGTATGCATTCAGTCAAGTTGTTCCTATTCTGAGCGTTCAACCGTCTACCCCAATATTTTTGTGTGAGAAGTACCTTCAAATAGCTTCTCCACAGCTGATAGATGTTCTCCTAATTGAAATCAAAGATCAT CTTAAGGTCACATGCATCCTACCTCCTATTTCTAATGATCCAGAAGATGATGTTTGCATGGGAGACGAAGCTAATAAAGATCTGGATGACATGGCCGATTTATCCAAGAGAggttataagtttaaaattagaGATTGGCGAAACATGTCAGTAGACCTATACGGTGCTAATGAAGAAATAAGAAGAGCATCTTTACTGTTTGGGAATGGAGGGATGAGTCAAGCTTCTACTTCGTATCAGGAGGAGTCTTTGGAATCAAAGATCAACAGAATCAGCGAGATGGTGGGAGATAATTTAAGGATCATGAACGATCGTTTGTGTTTGATTGAAAAAGACAGGAAACAGATTAAAGAACGTGTGACAAACCTAGAGAAACTACAAAGAGTTACTTCAtatgaaactccaaacaatgag GCTTGCCTTCCTAATTTTTGTTGTACTTGCACAGACTGA
- the LOC125577066 gene encoding protein AGENET DOMAIN (AGD)-CONTAINING P1-like: MNEITKETPGSPIAQQNIETPVLTPIQTQQETHELMNEIISPNISDTQPNTRARRNLLTEQNKDVESRVQNPFEIGANVEISSQDDNTCHKWYPGNVLATYLVDGVEMVKVEYFVPSLDEKKRKRSVETRVSIDRIRPQPPPERSGAKKSYELMQDVEAFDNGAWCAGKVKVILFDGSCFVSLNNSKEQIYFHHSEMRKPRKWVDGVWEMTKKMEEEQTQSVNPSEGDGDKKGKAKAVACKKNEAAGPSEDGVGKMAKEVIKMNKIHLN, from the exons ATGAATGAGATCACGAAAGAGACACCTGGTTCTCCAATAGCTCAACAGAATATTGAGACTCCAGTCCTTACTCCAATTCAGACGCAGCAG GAGACTCACGAGCTTATGAATGAGATCATTTCACCAAACATTTCCGACACACAGCCAAATACCCGAGCTCGCAGAAATCTTTTAACAGAGCAAAATAAG GATGTAGAAAGCAGAGTTCAAAATCCCTTTGAGATCGGAGCAAATGTGGAGATTTCATCACAAGATGACAATACTTGTCATAAATGGTATCCAGGAAATGTGTTGGCAACATATTTGGTTGATGGGGTTGAGATGGTGAAAGTTGAGTACTTCGTCCCGTCTCTGGacgaaaagaagaggaaaaggagtgTTGAGACACGTGTATCAATTGACAGAATACGTCCTCAACCACCACCTGAGAGATCTGGAGCGAAGAAAAGTTATGAGCTAATGCAGGACGTGGAGGCGTTCGACAATGGTGCCTGGTGCGCTGGAAAAGTTAAAGTCATTTTGTTTGATGGCTCGTGTTTTGTCTCTTTGAACAATTCTAAAGAACAAATTTACTTCCACCATTCTGAGATgcgaaaaccaagaaaatgggtagatggtgtttgggagatgacaaaaaag ATGGAAGAAGAGCAGACGCAGAGTGTGAATCCAagtgaaggagatggtgataaaaag GGGAAGGCGAAGGCTGTCGCTTGTAAGAAAAATGAAGCAGCTGGTCCATCAGAAGATGGTGTTGGGAAAATGGCAAAAGaggtaataaaaatgaataagatcCACTTGAATTGA
- the LOC125577069 gene encoding uncharacterized protein LOC125577069 isoform X1, with protein sequence MLRMKKWALEWKFEYKTVSSNKSRVLLSCVDENCTWRMRAIKLPVSDFFVVKKYVHEHTCDTTHRKANHRQASAKLLGSLISSNYGEKKEGLKPKQIIEQVRMLHGVHINYKQAWRVREEAQILVRGTPEDSYYNLSRWLYKITETNPGSLTYQHVDAAGKFKYAFVAFGPSIRGFSLMRRVIAVDGTFLKGKFNGTLLAACAQDGNYHLYPLAFAVVDAENGASWKWFFRGLSQKIPDASDLVFVSDRANSISSALEDVYPLSHHGICRIHLLRNITPTYAKTGLLPLVESAADAYTCHEFWLIFKDIKDKCPELAKYLEESDFRKWARSYAPANRYNIMTTNIAESLNSMLKMPRELPIISLLETIRLTMTTWFFERREAAAKHKHLVTPKVVQKLVSRLGAAMLLNVYQVDRSEFEVKNETMKFVVDLEKRHCTCNVFDIDKIPCIHAIAAAKHIKRDENRFVDASHLTETWAKAYAESIHPGGELSTSTYPENIDELSCPPPATKKKSGRPPTKRKRSVGEFGVPGSKSQSHKCSRCGTGGHNKITCQRPIG encoded by the exons atgttgaggatgaagaaatgggcTTTAGAGTGGAAGTTTGAGTACAAGACTGTCTCTTCTAACAAGTCAAGAGTGCTTTTGAGTTGTGTTGATGAAAATTGCACGTGGAGGATGCGTGCTATCAAGCTACctgtttcagattttttcgtTGTTAAAAAGTATGTTCATGAGCATACATGCGATACAACACACAGGAAAGCCAACCACAGACAAGCATCTGCAAAGTTGTTGGGTTCTTTGATTTCCAGCAATTATGGAGAAAAAAAGGAAGGTCTCAAACCGAAACAGATCATTGAACAGGTCAGGATGCTGCATGGTGTTCACATCAATTACAAACAAGCTTGGAGAGTGAGAGAAGAAGCTCAGATTTTGGTTAGAGGGACTCCTGAAGACAGCTATTACAATTTGTCTAGGTGGTTGTATAAAATCACAGAAACAAACCCTGGTTCCTTGACTTatcaac ATGTTGATGCTGCAGGAAAGTTCAAGTATGCATTTGTGGCTTTTGGTCCATCGATAAGGGGATTTTCATTGATGAGGAGAGTTATTGCAGTAGATGGTACATTTCTGAAGGGAAAATTCAATGGGACTTTATTGGCAGCTTGTGCTCAAGATGGGAATTATCATCTATATCCTCTCGCCTTTGCAGTGGTTGACGCAGAAAACGGCGCCTCTTGGAAATGGTTCTTTAGAGGTTTGAGCCAGAAGATCCCGGACGCTTCGGATCTTGTTTTTGTATCAGACAGGGCTAACTCCATTTCTTCAGCGTTGGAGGATGTATATCCCTTATCTCACCATGGAATTTGCAGGATCCATCTGCTCCGCAACATCACTCCTACATATGCGAAGACTGGGTTGCTACCTCTGGTGGAAAGCGCTGCTGATGCCTATACGTGTCACGAGTTCTGGTTAATCTTCAAGGACATAAAGGATAAATGTCCTGAATTGGCTAAGTATCTGGAAGAGTCTGATTTTAGGAAGTGGGCACGAAGCTATGCGCCTGCGAACAGGTATAATATCATGACTACCAACATTGCAGAGTCTCTCAATTCTATGTTGAAGATGCCTCGTGAGTTGCCCATTATCTCTCTCCTTGAAACTATCAGATTGACGATGACCACTTGGTTTTTTGAGCGACGCGAAGCGGCTGCGAAACATAAGCACCTGGTTACTCCAAAAGTTGTTCAGAAATTGGTATCTAGGTTAGGGGCCGCAATGTTGTTGAATGTGTATCAAGTTGATCGAAGCGAGTTTGAGGTGAAGAATGAAACAATGAAGTTTGTTGTTGACTTGGAGAAGCGGCATTGCACATGTAATGTTTTCGACATTGACAAGATCCCCTGCATCCATGCCATCGCTGCTGCTAAGCATATCAAGAGAGATGAAAACCGTTTTGTTGATGCTTCTCACTTGACAGAAACGTGGGCTAAAGCTTATGCTGAAAGCATACATCCTGGTGGAGAGTTGTCAACGTCCACCTATCCAGAGAATATTGATGAACTGTCTTGCCCACCTCCagctaccaaaaagaaaagtggACGCCCTcctacaaagagaaagagatccgtTGGCGAGTTTGGGGTTCCTGGATCTAAATCTCAGTCCCACAAGTGCAGCAGATGTGGCACAGGAGGGCACAACAAGATCACATGCCAGAGGCCTATAGGATGA
- the LOC125577069 gene encoding uncharacterized protein LOC125577069 isoform X2 has translation MLRMKKWALEWKFEYKTVSSNKSRVLLSCVDENCTWRMRAIKLPVSDFFVVKKYVHEHTCDTTHRKANHRQASAKLLGSLISSNYGEKKEGLKPKQIIEQVRMLHGVHINYKQAWRVREEAQILVRGTPEDSYYNLSRWLYKITETNPGSLTYQHVDAAGKFKYAFVAFGPSIRGFSLMRRVIAVDGTFLKGKFNGTLLAACAQDGNYHLYPLAFAVVDAENGASWKWFFRGLSQKIPDASDLVFVSDRANSISSALEDVYPLSHHGICRIHLLRNITPTYAKTGLLPLVESAADAYTCHEFWLIFKDIKDKCPELAKYLEESDFRKWARSYAPANRYNIMTTNIAESLNSMLKMPRELPIISLLETIRLTMTTWFFERREAAAKHKHLVTPKVVQKLVSRLGAAMLLNVYQVDRSEFEVKNETMKFVVDLEKRHCTCNVFDIDKIPCIHAIAAAKHIKRDENRFVDASHLTETWAKAYAESIHPGGELSTSTYPENIDELSCPPPATKKKSGRPPTKRKRSVGEFGVPGSKSQSHKCSRCGTGGHNKITCQRPIG, from the exons atgttgaggatgaagaaatgggcTTTAGAGTGGAAGTTTGAGTACAAGACTGTCTCTTCTAACAAGTCAAGAGTGCTTTTGAGTTGTGTTGATGAAAATTGCACGTGGAGGATGCGTGCTATCAAGCTACctgtttcagattttttcgtTGTTAAAAAGTATGTTCATGAGCATACATGCGATACAACACACAGGAAAGCCAACCACAGACAAGCATCTGCAAAGTTGTTGGGTTCTTTGATTTCCAGCAATTATGGAGAAAAAAAGGAAGGTCTCAAACCGAAACAGATCATTGAACAGGTCAGGATGCTGCATGGTGTTCACATCAATTACAAACAAGCTTGGAGAGTGAGAGAAGAAGCTCAGATTTTGGTTAGAGGGACTCCTGAAGACAGCTATTACAATTTGTCTAGGTGGTTGTATAAAATCACAGAAACAAACCCTGGTTCCTTGACTTatcaacat GTTGATGCTGCAGGAAAGTTCAAGTATGCATTTGTGGCTTTTGGTCCATCGATAAGGGGATTTTCATTGATGAGGAGAGTTATTGCAGTAGATGGTACATTTCTGAAGGGAAAATTCAATGGGACTTTATTGGCAGCTTGTGCTCAAGATGGGAATTATCATCTATATCCTCTCGCCTTTGCAGTGGTTGACGCAGAAAACGGCGCCTCTTGGAAATGGTTCTTTAGAGGTTTGAGCCAGAAGATCCCGGACGCTTCGGATCTTGTTTTTGTATCAGACAGGGCTAACTCCATTTCTTCAGCGTTGGAGGATGTATATCCCTTATCTCACCATGGAATTTGCAGGATCCATCTGCTCCGCAACATCACTCCTACATATGCGAAGACTGGGTTGCTACCTCTGGTGGAAAGCGCTGCTGATGCCTATACGTGTCACGAGTTCTGGTTAATCTTCAAGGACATAAAGGATAAATGTCCTGAATTGGCTAAGTATCTGGAAGAGTCTGATTTTAGGAAGTGGGCACGAAGCTATGCGCCTGCGAACAGGTATAATATCATGACTACCAACATTGCAGAGTCTCTCAATTCTATGTTGAAGATGCCTCGTGAGTTGCCCATTATCTCTCTCCTTGAAACTATCAGATTGACGATGACCACTTGGTTTTTTGAGCGACGCGAAGCGGCTGCGAAACATAAGCACCTGGTTACTCCAAAAGTTGTTCAGAAATTGGTATCTAGGTTAGGGGCCGCAATGTTGTTGAATGTGTATCAAGTTGATCGAAGCGAGTTTGAGGTGAAGAATGAAACAATGAAGTTTGTTGTTGACTTGGAGAAGCGGCATTGCACATGTAATGTTTTCGACATTGACAAGATCCCCTGCATCCATGCCATCGCTGCTGCTAAGCATATCAAGAGAGATGAAAACCGTTTTGTTGATGCTTCTCACTTGACAGAAACGTGGGCTAAAGCTTATGCTGAAAGCATACATCCTGGTGGAGAGTTGTCAACGTCCACCTATCCAGAGAATATTGATGAACTGTCTTGCCCACCTCCagctaccaaaaagaaaagtggACGCCCTcctacaaagagaaagagatccgtTGGCGAGTTTGGGGTTCCTGGATCTAAATCTCAGTCCCACAAGTGCAGCAGATGTGGCACAGGAGGGCACAACAAGATCACATGCCAGAGGCCTATAGGATGA